Proteins found in one Triticum aestivum cultivar Chinese Spring chromosome 4D, IWGSC CS RefSeq v2.1, whole genome shotgun sequence genomic segment:
- the LOC123100037 gene encoding aspartic proteinase PCS1-like — protein sequence MDMDSFIVLLFLSLARAEAASLGVGREGRAGGAVLLPLRLQQVAAPPRAPANRLRFRHNVSLTVSVAVGTPPQNVTMVLDTGSELSWLLCNGSSVSPPAPFNSSASLTYGAVACSSPACVWRGRDLPVRPFCDAPPSTACRVSISYADASSADGLLVADTFVLGAQAVPVLFGCITSYSSSTATNNNATDPSEAATGLLGMNRGSLSFVTQTATLRFAYCIAPGEEPGILLLGGDGGSAPPLNYTPLIEISQPLPYFDRVAYSVQLEGIRVGRALLAIPKSVLTPDHTGAGQTMVDSGTQFTFLLADAYAALKGEFLNQTRSLLAPLGEPGFVFQSAFDACFRGPEERVSAASRLLPEVGLVLRGAEVAVAGEKLLYSVPGERRGEEGEEAVWCLTFGNSDMAGMSAYVIGHHHQQDVWVEYDLQNGRVGFAPARCELATKRLGAQV from the coding sequence ATGGACATGGACTCGTTTATCgttctcctcttcctctctcttgCGAGAGCGGAGGCGGCGAGCCTCGGCGTTGGTAGAGAAGGTAGGGCTGGGGGAGCGGTTCTTCTTCCGCTCAGGCTGCAGCAGGTGGCGGCCCCGCCGCGAGCGCCGGCGAACCGGCTGCGGTTCCGCCACAATGTGAGCCTGACGGTGTCGGTGGCTGTCGGCACGCCGCCGCAGAACGTCACGATGGTGCTCGACACGGGCAGCGAGCTCTCCTGGCTGCTCTGCAACGGGAGCTCCGTGTCGCCGCCTGCGCCGTTCAATTCGTCAGCTTCTTTGACGTACGGCGCGGTCGcctgctcgtcgccggcgtgcgTGTGGCGCGGACGTGACCTGCCCGTCCGCCCGTTCTGTGacgcgccgccgtccaccgcctgcCGCGTCTCCATCTCCTACGCAGACGCCTCCTCGGCCGACGGCCTCCTGGTTGCCGACACTTTCGTCCTCGGAGCCCAGGCCGTGCCCGTCCTGTTCGGCTGCATCACCTCCTATTCCTCCAGCACGGCCACCAACAACAATGCCACGGACCCGTCGGAGGCGGCGACCGGCCTCCTCGGCATGAACCGTGGCAGCCTGTCCTTCGTGACGCAGACGGCGACCCTCCGCTTCGCCTACTGTATCGCCCCCGGCGAAGAACCCGGCATCCTCctcctcggcggcgacggcggctcggcCCCGCCACTTAACTACACGCCGCTGATAGAGATCTCCCAGCCGCTGCCGTACTTCGACAGGGTGGCCTACTCCGTGCAGCTGGAGGGCATCCGCGTGGGGCGCGCCCTTCTCGCCATCCCCAAGTCCGTGCTCACGCCGGACCACACGGGCGCCGGGCAGACAATGGTGGACTCCGGCACGCAGTTCACCTTCCTCCTGGCCGACGCCTACGCGGCGCTCAAGGGCGAATTCCTGAACCAGACGCGGTCGCTGCTCGCCCCGCTCGGCGAGCCGGGCTTCGTGTTCCAGAGCGCGTTCGACGCGTGCTTCCGCGGGCCGGAGGAGCGAGTGTCGGCGGCAAGCCGGCTTCTCCCCGAGGTGGGCCTGGTACTCCGCGGCGCGGAGGTGGCCGTGGCCGGGGAGAAGCTCCTGTACAGTGTACCCGGCgagcggcgcggggaggagggggaggaggctgtGTGGTGCCTGACGTTCGGGAACTCGGACATGGCGGGCATGTCGGCGTACGTGATcgggcaccaccaccagcaggacGTGTGGGTGGAGTACGACCTTCAGAACGGCCGGGTCGGCTTCGCGCCGGCGCGCTGTGAGCTCGCCACCAAGCGCCTCGGCGCCCAAGTGTAG